The genomic stretch TGGCCTTCCCGCCGCTGACCCAGCGCACCTACATGTCCGAGAACGCCATGGGCTCCACCATGGTGGAGGAGCAGTTCGCGGGCGGAGACCGCGCCCGCAGCTTCGCCCGGGACTTCGCCGCCCAGCGCCGCAAGTCGGGGTGAGCGGCCGGGCCgggggcgcgggcggcgggcggggcgGCGGGCGCGGCTGACCGGAGCCCCGTGTCCCAGGGCGCTCCCGGTGGCCTGGCTGGAGCGCACGATGCGCGCCGTGGGGCTCGAGGTCTACACGCAGAGGTTCTCGCCGAAGCTGCCCTTCCCCGATGAGCTGCACGAGCGCTACGTACGGGGGCTCCTGGGGGGCCGGGGGCCGGGGGACGCCCCGCTGGCCCGCGGGGTGACCCCACGCTACCCTGTGCAGCTCGTGTCCGGCACCAACGTGTACGGCATCCTGCGGGCGCCCCGCGCCGCCAGCACCGAGGCCCTGGTGCTCACCGTGCCCTGCGGCCCCGACGCGGCCAACAGCCAGGCGGTGGGGCTGCTGCTGGCGCTGGCCGCCCACTTCAGGGGTGAGGCCCTGGGGCCGCCGGGTGGGGGCCGtggcccaggcagctgctgagccCGCCTCGCCCCCGCAGGGCAGATTTACTGGGCGAAAGACCTCATCTTCCTGGTGACGGACCACGACCTGCTGGGCACCGAGGCCTGGCTGGAGGCCTACCATGACGTCAACATCACAGGTACGGGCGGGCGAGCTCCCGAGGGCGCCACCCCCAGCGCCCGCCCGCTGGGCACCCACGGCTGGCCCTTGCAGGTGTGAAGTCGTCCCCCCTGGAGGGCCGGGCGGGCGCCATCCAGGCAGCTGTGGCGCTGGAACTGAGCAGCGACGTGGTCACCAGCCTGGACGTGACGGTTGAGGGGCTGAATGGGCAGCTGCCCAACCTGGACCTGCTCAACCTTTTCCAGACCTTCTGCCAGAAGGGGGGGCTGCTGTGCACACTGCAGGGCAAGGTGAGCTGGCCGACCAGGACGGGGCACCTGCCGGGGGCCCTGGAGCCAGCTGCCCTGACCTGTGCCGCCTCCCTGAAGCTGCAGCCTCAGGACCGGAGCTCACTGGACGCGCCCCTGCAGGGCCTGCAgacgctgctgctcctggctctgcagcaGGCCTCCGGCCGCCCCCACGGCCCCCACGGCCTCTTCCTGCGCTACCGCGTGGAGGCCTTCACTCTGCGTGGCGTCAACAGCTTCCGCCAGTACAAGTACGACCTGGTGGCCGTGGGCAAGTACGTGCTCTGGTGTCCTgtcgggccgggccgggccgggggcTGGGCAGCTGTGGCAGGTCTCGTGTGTGGCAGGGCGCTGGAGGGCATGTTCCGGAAGCTCAACCACCTGCTGGAGCGCCTGCATCAGTCCTTCTTCTTCTACCTGCTGCCCGCCCTCTCCCGCTTCGTCTCCATCGGCCTCTACATGCCGGCCGCCGGCTTCCTGCTGCTTGTCCTCGGTCTCAAGATATCCTCTACCATGCCGACCACGCGTGGGCCCACCTGCCGTCCACGTGTGGGCCCGGGCCCCCACCTGCCATCTGCATGTGGGCCCCCCACCTGCCTGCCGTCCGCGTGTGCCCCCGCCTGCCGTCCACGTGTGGGCCCGCCTGCCGTCCACGTGTGGGCCCCCCGCCTGCCGTCCGCGTGTGCCCCCCGCCTGCCGTCCACGTATGGGCCCCCCGCCTGCCGTCCACGTGTGGGCCCCCCGCCTGCCGTCCACGTGTGGGCCCCCCGCCTGCCGTCCGCGTGTGCCCCCCGCCTGCCGTCCACGTATGGGCCCCACCTGCCGTCCACGTGTGGGCGCCCCGCCTGCTGTCCACGTGTGGGCCCTCACCCTGGCACTCCCAGTACACCTGTTTTGGCAGTGTCCTTGACTCAGTCACGCCCTGGAGCTGTGGATGCGGCTGCACGAGGCCGGTGTGGGCCCTGAGGAGGCTGGAGGGGGGCCCGGACCCAGCCCCTCTCTCCCCCTGGTGCAGGTGCTGGCCCTTCCCTCTTGAGTCCTGACTGGTTCCCACCACTGCAGTCAGTCTCATGCTGGCCATGGGGAGGGCTCTGGGGCTTCCCTGGGCCCCAGGCgtggacccagctccctgtcccccCCATGCAGGGTGTGAGCCTGACCTCGCTCGTGGCCCCTGTGCTCATCTCGCAGGCCATGGGCCTGGCCCTCTACGCCTTGCCGGTGCTGGGCCAGCATGTGGCTGCTCAGCACTTCCCGGTGGCTGAGGCCGAGGCCGTGGTGCTCACACTGCTGGCCATTTACGCAGCTGGCCTGGCCCTTCCGCACAATGCTCATCGGTGAGGGGCgtccgggtgggggtggggcaggccgGGGGGGGTGAGGGAAGCCCTGGCCTCGAGGTCCTGGGCTGCCGCTgagccctcaccttgcagggtGGTCAGCACACAGGCTCCAGACGGGGGCTGGATGGCCTTGAAGTTGGTGGCGCTCATCTAcctggccctgcagctgggcTGTGTTGCCCTCACCAACTTCTCCCTGGGCTTCCTGCTAGCTGCCACCATGGTGCCCGCTGCTGCACTCGCTGAGCCCCGTGGGCCCCGGTACGTACGTCCCTACCtttcctggagagcccagcttcccctaccaacaccctcctccctgctgccctATGCTCACAGAGCCCGCCGTGCTGCCCTTGCGCAGGCCACTGTATGCCGCCTTACTGGTACTGACGAGCCCGGCGGCCACGCTCCTGGGCAGCCTCTTCCTGTGGCGGGAGCTCCAGGAAGCACCAATGTCACTGGCCGAGGGCTGGCAGCTCTTCCTGGCCGCACTGGCCCAGGGTGTACTGGAACACTACACCTACGGCGCCCTGCTCTTccccctgctggccctgggcatCTACCCCTGCTGGCTGCTCTTCTGGAACGTTCTCTTCTGGAAGTGAGTGCCCGTGAGCCAGAGCCTCCCACAGCCCTCCATCCTACCTCCTGCCTGGGAAATAAACATGTTCTCTCTCAGCCACCCTGTTTTGGGCATTGCCTGGCATGGGGCATGGCCTCTGGGTGCAGAGCCTGCTGTCTGGTCTGGCAGCCAGACACTGCTGGCCCAGCGTGAGGGGGCGCCCAGCGTGTCAGCCCCTGGCGGAGAGCCTCTGGCTCTAGCTCGTGGGAGGGCACCTGCAGGATGCCACTGTGGCCTACCAGCTCCGCGCaccctgtttgcttggagcaggCCCACTCATGCAGGATGCCAGCACCTAGAGTACCTGCTTAGCACGCCGTGCCACCGCTCCTGCACCAGAGGCAAGTCACTGATGGTTAGGGATACggctgggccagcattgtgctgcaACTCTAGGGCCTGCCTACACAcctgcaagtcccagctgcatgGGGTGAAGCTCCAGCTCTTGATGGGGAGGAGCTGGAGCACTAGCAGGAGTTGGTGTGGGGCCAGCCCAGCTGCCTGGGGGAGCAGAAGGGCCTGGGCTGTTGGCTGGTTTTGCACGGAAACTCCTGCACTCAGAGCCAGCGTGGTTCTCCCTGGGGCCTACGACCTTGGAGAGTCTGTGCAAGGGAAACCATGTGGTCCAGCTTCATGATCTCGTGTCCCTGCCTTAGGGAAGGGGACGCTGAACGCACTGTTGAGGGGGTTTTGGGAGCAGGCCCAGCGagggcagcagccctgggcaggctCTGGTGGCTCATACAGGGCTTCCGGGAGAGCCACAGGCCAcacacctctccctcctcctccacagTGACCTCACCCACCCCAGGCAGGGCTCCCAGTCACTTGCGGGGTGAATGCTTGGTCCGGCCAAGCTGCTGCCCACCGGGAGCTCCTCCGTCCTGCCCTGTCCCGGTctggcaggagctggattggcacGGCGTCCAGTGTTCTATGGGTGTCCCAGAGGTTCCGCCCTGCACGCCTGCTGGCCTGTCGTACACTCACTGTCCTTGGGTGGGCATTGACAGCACAAAGCCTGGcctttgtttacatagttgatcagggtggaaagggttGAGGTTTAGGAAAAAgcgggtgagaccattgtttccaaattctctttctttctcttgtatctgggggagggggaaaaaggggAGAAGCTGCCCCCAGCCTCCCTGTCGAGCGCATCCCATGAGAGAGCTGTGAGCTGTTGGTCCGCAGTACTCTTACTTAACCATTGGAACGTGGAGGGCGAGTACCAGGGCACAGGTGTTTATTGGGGTGCCAGAGTGTCGTTTGCGTCACTTTTTGACAGGCAGGGTGTTGGAAGTCCTGCCTGTGCTGGTTCTCCCCTGCAGCAGCCGTGGTAACCCAGGTGTTCTGTGTAGGGGCAGGCCCCCCGCTGggggagttgggacttgaaccaggtacccAAGTGCTGTGCCAGACACCTGCCTGGGACCTCAGTGTAGACCCAGGCACGTGCCGCCTGCAGCCGCTGGTGACCATGTGAGTCGGGTGGAACCTGGGGTGCATCAGAGCCAAGGGGCAGCCAGCTTGAAGGAACAGTGAGATGGACTCTGCACTGGGGTTCGCAGAGGAGGAAGATGTGCAAGCCACACGCCATCCACGGGGTGTCTTCCAAAGTGCTGGTCCAAATGCCGTTCGTGCAGGTGGCGCCTCAGAATGGAATAGCACGGGAGCCCAGGTGGAGCTCCGGGAGGGTAGCCGATGCTCTGGCACATCCAGCCCCTGGCCGAGGCCCTCGCACCGAGGGGGATGGAGGAGCATAAGCCCCTCTGTCATGGCATTACAACAGAACAGCCCTCCAGGGTCATTGTAAAGCTTGTGTGTTCTTGTTATTACAGCaactgctcccatctgctgattcactcccccaaatcccacacagctggcactgagccagcctgaagccaggcactccatggGTCTGCTGTGGGGCTTGCAGAGACCTCCCCACTGCCTTCGAGGTGTGAggccagagcagggcctggcacccCTACCCAGCAGCTGCCCTTCCAGGAAGCCAGAGTGAACACTGGATTTCAGATGAGCATTTATGAACACAGGCATCAGCTTGATGCTGTCGCCATTCATAAGCCACAAATGTGGCTCCCAGGTACCTGGAGCAGATAGCACCTTGGCAGCCACAGCTCAGTCTGAGGGGCTGGGAAGGCACAGGGGTCCTGGCCATCGTCACTGCAGGAACAGAGGCCAGCCTGGGGACAGGGGCCAGCTGCTGTCCACCGTGATGTGGTGGCCATGTGGTGGAGACCTGGGCCAGCACCTGGGAAGCGGGGCCCCccgggttagaa from Ochotona princeps isolate mOchPri1 unplaced genomic scaffold, mOchPri1.hap1 HAP1_SCAFFOLD_121, whole genome shotgun sequence encodes the following:
- the GPAA1 gene encoding glycosylphosphatidylinositol anchor attachment 1 protein isoform X1; this translates as MGLLSDPVRRRALARLVLRLNAPLCVLSYLAGVAWFLALAFPPLTQRTYMSENAMGSTMVEEQFAGGDRARSFARDFAAQRRKSGALPVAWLERTMRAVGLEVYTQRFSPKLPFPDELHERYLVSGTNVYGILRAPRAASTEALVLTVPCGPDAANSQAVGLLLALAAHFRGQIYWAKDLIFLVTDHDLLGTEAWLEAYHDVNITGVKSSPLEGRAGAIQAAVALELSSDVVTSLDVTVEGLNGQLPNLDLLNLFQTFCQKGGLLCTLQGKLQPQDRSSLDAPLQGLQTLLLLALQQASGRPHGPHGLFLRYRVEAFTLRGVNSFRQYKYDLVAVGKALEGMFRKLNHLLERLHQSFFFYLLPALSRFVSIGLYMPAAGFLLLVLGLKALELWMRLHEAGVGPEEAGGGPGPSPSLPLVQGVSLTSLVAPVLISQAMGLALYALPVLGQHVAAQHFPVAEAEAVVLTLLAIYAAGLALPHNAHRVVSTQAPDGGWMALKLVALIYLALQLGCVALTNFSLGFLLAATMVPAAALAEPRGPRPLYAALLVLTSPAATLLGSLFLWRELQEAPMSLAEGWQLFLAALAQGVLEHYTYGALLFPLLALGIYPCWLLFWNVLFWK
- the GPAA1 gene encoding glycosylphosphatidylinositol anchor attachment 1 protein isoform X2, with protein sequence MGLLSDPVRRRALARLVLRLNAPLCVLSYLAGVAWFLALAFPPLTQRTYMSENAMGSTMVEEQFAGGDRARSFARDFAAQRRKSGALPVAWLERTMRAVGLEVYTQRFSPKLPFPDELHERYLVSGTNVYGILRAPRAASTEALVLTVPCGPDAANSQAVGLLLALAAHFRGQIYWAKDLIFLVTDHDLLGTEAWLEAYHDVNITGVKSSPLEGRAGAIQAAVALELSSDVVTSLDVTVEGLNGQLPNLDLLNLFQTFCQKGGLLCTLQGKGLQTLLLLALQQASGRPHGPHGLFLRYRVEAFTLRGVNSFRQYKYDLVAVGKALEGMFRKLNHLLERLHQSFFFYLLPALSRFVSIGLYMPAAGFLLLVLGLKALELWMRLHEAGVGPEEAGGGPGPSPSLPLVQGVSLTSLVAPVLISQAMGLALYALPVLGQHVAAQHFPVAEAEAVVLTLLAIYAAGLALPHNAHRVVSTQAPDGGWMALKLVALIYLALQLGCVALTNFSLGFLLAATMVPAAALAEPRGPRPLYAALLVLTSPAATLLGSLFLWRELQEAPMSLAEGWQLFLAALAQGVLEHYTYGALLFPLLALGIYPCWLLFWNVLFWK